One region of Primulina tabacum isolate GXHZ01 chromosome 17, ASM2559414v2, whole genome shotgun sequence genomic DNA includes:
- the LOC142531978 gene encoding VQ motif-containing protein 31: MTKLLGSTGTESSAGNTGTSGGSKGATTFVQADSTCFRDLVQRLTGPPINETAQPMGAVKAPKNPTAKLHERRKLYARPNIEIARPATSFKVYQLPPAACNIHQVQSPSPSSSFQVSPISSCSPPMAPYSHPCGSNKRVSEADGELLEEKATKEKRFYLHPSPRSKPRLDPEDNGACTVSAQPKLLTLFPLTSPTAADTKFP; encoded by the coding sequence ATGACCAAGTTACTTGGGAGCACTGGTACTGAAAGCTCAGCTGGTAATACTGGTACCAGTGGTGGTTCCAAAGGAGCGACCACATTCGTTCAGGCCGATTCGACCTGTTTCCGAGACCTTGTCCAGCGCCTAACAGGCCCACCTATAAATGAGACGGCTCAGCCAATGGGTGCCGTTAAGGCACCCAAGAACCCGACTGCAAAGCTCCACGAAAGGAGAAAACTATATGCTCGACCCAATATCGAAATCGCGAGACCGGCCACAAGCTTCAAAGTTTACCAGCTGCCGCCTGCTGCTTGTAATATTCATCAGGTCCAGTCACCGAGCCCGTCGAGTAGTTTTCAGGTGAGCCCAATAAGCAGCTGCAGCCCCCCAATGGCTCCGTACTCGCATCCATGCGGCTCGAACAAACGAGTGTCAGAGGCTGATGGAGAATTATTAGAGGAGAAagctacaaaagaaaagagattCTATCTGCATCCTTCGCCACGCTCTAAACCAAGGCTTGATCCTGAGGATAACGGTGCATGCACGGTTTCGGCGCAACCAAAGTTGCTTACCTTGTTTCCCTTAACTTCTCCGACTGCTGCAGATACTAAGTTTCCTTAG